In Lacibacter sp. H375, one DNA window encodes the following:
- a CDS encoding LacI family DNA-binding transcriptional regulator, which translates to MQQSTLKKLSEALGISISTVSRALKDHPDISAATKLKVKELAAAMEYEPNSYAVQLRTRQSNVLGLLVPSIDNFFYDSFIAAVEDEARKFGYSVMIMQSRDNVEIETANLNIFRKNMAMGVFATVSIATDDMAPFHKLEDLKIPVIFFDRVPEEKGFHTVCLSDADAARLAAEAIIEKKKQNVLALFGHPHLSISKVRSKTFVDTFKQQLPSANITLHFPEQPEPSKEIALKALQSTSPPDVIFCMGDLILIGVMRAIHELNLKVPEDVAVISISNGFIPTMYNPVITYVETSGYKLGKLSFSQMLGRLKGEEVSENVCVESILVKGGSL; encoded by the coding sequence ATGCAGCAAAGTACACTAAAAAAACTGTCCGAAGCCCTTGGTATCAGTATCTCAACTGTATCACGTGCATTAAAAGATCATCCGGATATTTCTGCTGCCACAAAACTTAAAGTAAAAGAACTGGCGGCGGCAATGGAGTATGAACCTAACAGTTATGCCGTGCAATTGCGCACAAGACAAAGCAATGTGCTGGGGTTGCTTGTCCCGTCCATCGATAATTTTTTTTACGATTCATTTATTGCTGCGGTTGAAGATGAAGCCAGGAAGTTTGGCTATTCTGTAATGATCATGCAGTCGAGAGATAATGTAGAGATCGAAACAGCTAATCTCAACATCTTTCGCAAGAATATGGCAATGGGTGTTTTTGCAACAGTATCAATTGCCACAGATGACATGGCACCTTTTCATAAACTGGAAGATCTGAAAATACCGGTGATATTTTTTGATCGTGTACCGGAAGAAAAAGGTTTTCATACCGTTTGTTTATCAGATGCTGATGCTGCAAGGCTTGCTGCTGAAGCTATCATTGAAAAGAAAAAACAAAATGTGTTGGCATTGTTTGGCCACCCGCATCTCAGCATTTCAAAAGTGCGTAGTAAAACATTTGTTGATACATTCAAACAACAACTCCCTTCTGCTAACATAACACTTCATTTTCCTGAACAACCTGAACCTTCAAAGGAAATTGCATTAAAAGCATTGCAATCAACAAGCCCACCTGATGTTATTTTCTGCATGGGCGATCTTATTTTAATTGGTGTGATGCGTGCAATTCATGAACTGAATTTAAAAGTTCCGGAAGATGTTGCTGTCATCAGTATCAGCAATGGCTTTATTCCAACCATGTATAACCCTGTCATTACCTATGTTGAAACGAGCGGTTACAAGCTTGGCAAACTCTCTTTTTCTCAAATGCTGGGGCGTTTAAAAGGGGAAGAAGTTTCCGAAAACGTTTGCGTTGAATCAATACTTGTAAAAGGTGGTTCTTTATAG
- a CDS encoding DUF3179 domain-containing (seleno)protein produces the protein MKLLFWFAVIGLILFEVCNVYFIMPMPGSQRMNSIDVAYFLYNYRWYFRLLFAGLLLLGLVKSKWKRKWVPAIPLVLAAVVIYMANFKMAADAMFQQPKQIVFKHAADNKVDSNRLIIGIEINGEAKAYPVQYIGYHHHLQDTVGGKAILVTYCTVCRTGRVFEPMVNGKHEQFRLVGMDHFNAMLEDETTKSWWRQATGEAIAGELKGFNLIELLSKQTSLDKWIELHPQTSILQADPSFIKHYDTSYKYESGKSKSKLTGTDSLSWNDKSWVVGIRVGNKAKAYDWNRLKKERIIHDTFNRTAILLLLAKDDKSFFAFERSSYNDLFLLNNDTVTLGNNHFRLNGTGIDTTLNLKPIIAYQEFWHSWRTFQPQTEK, from the coding sequence ATGAAATTGCTTTTTTGGTTTGCTGTTATTGGTTTGATCTTGTTTGAAGTGTGCAATGTGTATTTCATTATGCCTATGCCCGGCAGTCAGCGGATGAACAGTATTGATGTTGCTTATTTTTTATACAATTATCGCTGGTATTTCAGATTATTATTTGCAGGTTTATTATTACTTGGTTTAGTAAAAAGCAAATGGAAAAGAAAATGGGTGCCGGCAATTCCGTTGGTATTGGCTGCAGTCGTCATCTATATGGCCAATTTTAAAATGGCAGCAGATGCAATGTTTCAACAACCCAAACAGATCGTATTCAAACATGCTGCTGATAATAAAGTTGACAGCAACAGGTTAATCATCGGCATTGAAATAAACGGAGAAGCAAAAGCTTATCCTGTTCAATACATCGGTTATCATCATCATCTGCAGGATACAGTTGGAGGCAAAGCCATATTAGTAACGTATTGTACTGTATGCAGAACAGGTCGAGTGTTTGAACCAATGGTCAACGGTAAACATGAACAGTTTCGTTTAGTAGGTATGGATCATTTCAATGCAATGCTTGAAGATGAGACAACCAAAAGCTGGTGGCGACAGGCAACGGGTGAAGCAATCGCAGGTGAATTAAAAGGTTTTAACTTGATTGAATTGCTGAGCAAACAAACGTCATTAGATAAATGGATTGAGTTGCATCCGCAAACAAGTATTCTGCAAGCAGATCCTTCCTTCATAAAACATTACGATACTTCATACAAATATGAAAGCGGAAAAAGTAAAAGTAAACTCACAGGAACAGATAGTCTTTCCTGGAATGATAAATCATGGGTTGTTGGGATACGAGTTGGAAATAAAGCAAAAGCATATGACTGGAATCGTTTAAAAAAAGAACGCATCATTCATGATACATTTAACCGAACAGCTATTCTTCTGCTTCTTGCAAAAGATGATAAAAGTTTTTTTGCATTCGAACGCTCTTCGTACAACGATTTGTTTTTATTAAACAACGATACTGTAACGCTTGGCAATAATCACTTCAGATTAAATGGAACTGGTATTGATACAACACTAAACTTAAAACCAATTATAGCCTACCAGGAGTTTTGGCATAGCTGGCGCACGTTTCAACCACAAACGGAAAAATAA
- a CDS encoding phosphatase PAP2 family protein, giving the protein MYINIKQITAVVLLCVTAVSCSKEITERTKTTAALNPANIDIDAGTWKPVLLTAPNEFAVAAPGAASGPGYTAEINEIKSYQKSITGAQKERLNYWGAGAVLRWNEIMRGLVAKYNLPPFQNPDGTYPVPDANNPFNNPQFPFANPPYASRAYAYVSAAQYDALVAAWHYKKLYNRLAPYKINNTITTLLPQTDLPSYPSEDAVVVGVMIEMLKLFFPGEQAAIQQLATEHKNARIMAGMNVRSDIEAGEALGRLVAQKFVTRARGDRAGAAVGNAALWQQMETQTAATGETPWISMESPKRPPMLPLFGRVRTWLFDSLTMVTSIRPGPPPSTKSEKFKQEVAEVLHYSKNATREQLATVHYWADGLATHTPPGHWNAIAADDFIGQRFSEVRWARNMALLNMSMMDAAIACWDAKFFYFNPRPSQVNPEIKTWTGLPNFPSYTSGHSTFSGAAATILGRIIPSRKTAYENMAKEASLSRLYGAIHYRSDCEEGLKCGNVIGGYAISRANLDGAN; this is encoded by the coding sequence ATGTACATCAACATAAAACAAATTACTGCTGTGGTACTGCTATGTGTTACAGCAGTATCGTGCAGTAAAGAAATTACAGAACGAACCAAAACTACTGCAGCGTTAAACCCTGCAAACATTGATATTGACGCAGGCACATGGAAACCTGTGTTGCTTACAGCTCCCAATGAATTTGCCGTAGCCGCACCCGGTGCAGCAAGCGGCCCCGGTTACACAGCCGAGATCAACGAGATTAAAAGCTACCAGAAATCAATTACAGGTGCGCAGAAGGAACGCTTGAACTATTGGGGTGCAGGCGCAGTATTACGCTGGAATGAAATTATGCGTGGACTTGTTGCAAAATATAACTTGCCGCCGTTTCAAAATCCCGATGGCACGTATCCTGTTCCTGATGCAAACAATCCATTTAATAATCCGCAATTCCCGTTTGCCAACCCACCGTATGCATCACGTGCATATGCATATGTAAGCGCTGCACAATATGATGCATTGGTAGCAGCATGGCATTATAAGAAATTATATAATCGTTTAGCGCCTTATAAGATCAACAATACCATTACAACGTTGCTGCCGCAAACTGATCTGCCATCTTACCCAAGTGAAGATGCAGTAGTTGTTGGTGTGATGATTGAAATGCTGAAACTATTTTTCCCGGGCGAGCAGGCCGCTATTCAACAACTCGCAACTGAACATAAGAATGCAAGAATCATGGCAGGCATGAATGTGCGGAGTGATATTGAAGCGGGTGAAGCATTAGGAAGACTGGTTGCTCAAAAATTTGTTACACGAGCAAGAGGCGACAGAGCCGGTGCAGCAGTTGGTAACGCAGCATTGTGGCAACAAATGGAAACGCAAACAGCAGCAACAGGTGAAACACCATGGATAAGTATGGAGTCACCAAAGCGTCCACCCATGTTACCATTGTTCGGTCGTGTGCGAACATGGTTATTCGATTCGCTAACGATGGTAACAAGTATTCGTCCCGGACCACCACCGTCAACTAAATCAGAAAAATTTAAACAGGAAGTGGCTGAAGTATTGCATTACAGTAAAAATGCAACAAGAGAACAACTGGCTACTGTGCATTACTGGGCCGATGGTTTGGCAACACATACACCTCCGGGTCACTGGAACGCAATAGCTGCTGATGATTTTATTGGTCAACGTTTTAGCGAAGTGCGTTGGGCACGTAACATGGCATTGTTGAATATGAGTATGATGGATGCTGCTATCGCTTGCTGGGATGCAAAGTTTTTTTATTTCAATCCACGTCCTTCACAAGTAAATCCTGAAATAAAAACATGGACTGGCTTACCGAACTTTCCAAGTTATACAAGTGGTCACTCTACATTCAGTGGAGCAGCTGCTACAATTCTTGGTCGTATTATACCGTCACGTAAAACAGCTTACGAGAATATGGCAAAAGAAGCATCGCTTTCAAGATTGTATGGTGCTATCCACTACAGAAGTGATTGTGAAGAAGGATTGAAATGTGGTAATGTAATTGGTGGTTACGCTATTTCAAGAGCAAATCTTGATGGAGCGAATTAA
- a CDS encoding vanadium-dependent haloperoxidase encodes MKQIVFAAIVAVFMIACKPNGDYKAYTNDPFLYSRTVKKLNNVVLENNFPPMIAARNYVYANIAAYECVAAGDKNYRSMSGQIKHMPPMPKPDTTKAPIDFSLAALLAFTKVGNAVTFPEGSMMEYYNELKANADSAGMPSDMLENTIAFSDTIVASILKWSKGDNYAATRGAEKFTVREENGRWLPTPPMYATAVEPHWGKIRPMVLDSSSQFEIPRPPVFDVTNKNSAYYKAMMEVKNVGDSLTDEQKHIADFWDDNPFKMNVSGHVMFATKKFSPPGHWLNIVGIAAKTAKADFNSTVGAYAITSIAFFDAFIRGWEEKYKSNYVRPETAINKYVDQEWRPYIQTPPFPSYVSGHATNSAAAAETMTSWFGDQLSFTDTSLLEFGIANREIKSFRAAAAEASMSRLYGGIHYRFDNEEGLKAGRQLGELIVQRIKLRAN; translated from the coding sequence ATGAAACAAATTGTATTCGCAGCAATCGTTGCAGTTTTTATGATTGCATGCAAACCCAACGGAGACTATAAGGCATATACCAATGATCCTTTTTTATACAGCAGAACAGTGAAGAAACTCAACAATGTTGTATTGGAAAATAATTTTCCGCCAATGATCGCTGCACGTAATTATGTGTATGCAAATATTGCAGCATACGAATGTGTTGCAGCAGGCGATAAGAATTACAGAAGCATGAGTGGGCAAATTAAACACATGCCGCCAATGCCGAAACCTGATACAACAAAAGCACCTATTGATTTTTCTTTAGCTGCATTGCTTGCATTTACAAAAGTTGGTAATGCTGTTACGTTTCCTGAAGGAAGCATGATGGAGTATTACAATGAACTGAAAGCAAATGCTGATTCAGCAGGTATGCCATCAGACATGTTAGAGAATACAATTGCTTTTTCTGATACGATCGTTGCCTCTATACTCAAATGGAGCAAAGGCGACAATTACGCTGCAACACGTGGCGCAGAAAAATTCACCGTGCGTGAAGAAAATGGCCGTTGGTTACCTACACCACCTATGTATGCAACTGCAGTGGAACCACATTGGGGAAAAATTCGCCCAATGGTGTTAGACAGTTCTTCGCAGTTTGAAATTCCACGCCCACCGGTATTTGACGTTACAAATAAAAACAGTGCTTACTATAAGGCAATGATGGAAGTAAAAAATGTGGGCGATAGTTTAACGGATGAACAAAAACATATTGCTGATTTCTGGGACGATAATCCGTTTAAGATGAATGTGAGCGGACATGTAATGTTTGCTACCAAAAAGTTTTCACCTCCGGGGCATTGGTTAAATATTGTAGGTATTGCAGCAAAAACAGCAAAGGCTGATTTTAATTCAACTGTTGGGGCATACGCCATTACCTCCATCGCATTTTTTGATGCATTCATTCGTGGATGGGAAGAAAAATACAAGAGCAATTATGTACGTCCTGAAACAGCGATCAATAAATATGTTGACCAGGAATGGCGCCCTTATATTCAAACACCTCCGTTCCCTTCTTATGTAAGTGGACATGCCACTAATTCTGCAGCAGCTGCAGAAACAATGACATCTTGGTTTGGTGATCAACTTTCCTTTACTGATACTTCATTACTGGAGTTTGGTATTGCGAACAGGGAAATCAAATCATTCCGTGCGGCAGCGGCTGAAGCTTCTATGTCGAGATTGTATGGCGGCATTCACTATCGTTTCGATAATGAAGAAGGATTAAAGGCAGGCCGGCAATTGGGAGAACTGATCGTGCAAAGGATCAAATTAAGAGCTAACTAA
- a CDS encoding HAD family hydrolase yields the protein MNKAFLFDLDGTLIDTMPWHFKTWQMVVQEMGSPLEGAALMNELYGNGAELMNRLIPGRTFTEEEAKAIVDAKEERYRQLYGKQITVLEGTREFLDEALLQNIPMGIGTASNQANIDFALDQLQLRSYFTGIVGADDVQLSKPHPETWLKLAEALQTPPGHCIVFEDAPKGVEAAQKAGMKAVAITGHYSANDFEEYDNILKIVPSLNALQVKDFLYL from the coding sequence ATGAACAAAGCCTTTCTCTTCGATCTCGACGGTACACTTATCGATACCATGCCCTGGCATTTTAAAACATGGCAGATGGTTGTACAGGAAATGGGTAGTCCACTGGAAGGCGCAGCATTGATGAATGAATTATACGGCAATGGTGCCGAGCTAATGAACCGCCTCATCCCCGGTCGAACATTCACTGAAGAAGAAGCCAAAGCAATTGTTGATGCAAAAGAGGAACGCTATCGTCAACTATATGGCAAACAAATAACGGTGCTGGAAGGAACAAGAGAATTTTTAGACGAAGCACTTCTGCAAAATATTCCAATGGGTATTGGTACCGCCAGTAACCAGGCCAATATTGATTTTGCATTAGATCAGCTGCAGCTACGCTCTTACTTCACCGGAATTGTTGGTGCGGATGATGTGCAATTGAGCAAGCCGCATCCTGAAACATGGTTGAAACTTGCCGAGGCGTTGCAAACCCCGCCCGGGCATTGCATTGTGTTTGAAGATGCGCCGAAAGGTGTGGAAGCTGCCCAGAAAGCAGGGATGAAAGCAGTTGCCATCACGGGGCATTATTCTGCAAACGATTTCGAAGAGTACGATAATATTTTAAAAATTGTTCCGTCGTTAAATGCTTTGCAGGTAAAGGATTTCCTTTATCTTTAA
- a CDS encoding glycoside hydrolase family 65 protein, which translates to MKRLTVLALLFAAFSTAAQTIDPWKISATSFDPSNYYGITVANGMIGVVSSPEPFKVKEVVLAGAYDLYGRGRVSNFLKSFNLLNSYLEIDGKRIDAKSASNMKQELDMQHASFTTTFDYADKATVTYTYYSLRHLPFTVLMDITITPKKNINITGASVMEAPDALKDVQNYYNEIDRPHVTMSLLTSSAKSPTGKLLMCASNTFLFTEHHGSEPRVIHEMWDNNMHLVKFTKQLKAGETYRYSIAGSSITSAHHDDPLNEAERLTIYAKLEGRERLLQFHNKAWDELWSSRITIEGDAAAAQDQQDVNSMLYHLYSFTREGTALSPSPMGLSGLGYNGHVFWDTELWMYPALLVLKPELAKSMMEYRFQRLEAAKRNAFSKGFKGAMFPWESAETGVEETPVWALSGPFEHHITACVAIAAWNYYCVTQDKVWLKEKGYPIISATADFWASRVERNGAGKYDIKNVVAADEWAENVDNNAFTNAAAKANLQFATEAAKLLGITPNADWMNVANNIPVLKFPDGVTREHATYNGEGIKQADVNLLAYPLKEVKDATSIKKDLEYYEQRVPNEGTPAMTQAVFTTLYARLGNAEKAYHWFKDAFIPNLNPPFRVIAETKGGTNPYFATGAGGILQSVLMGFGGLEITPAGITQLKTVLPANWKSVTISGVGVQKKTFVNKL; encoded by the coding sequence ATGAAACGATTAACAGTACTTGCATTGCTATTTGCTGCTTTTTCAACAGCAGCTCAAACAATCGATCCCTGGAAAATTTCTGCCACCAGTTTTGATCCTTCTAATTACTATGGCATCACCGTTGCCAACGGAATGATCGGTGTGGTATCATCACCTGAACCATTTAAAGTGAAGGAAGTAGTGTTGGCTGGCGCATACGATCTGTATGGTCGTGGCAGGGTCAGTAATTTCTTAAAAAGTTTCAATTTGCTCAACAGTTACCTGGAAATTGATGGTAAACGCATTGATGCAAAGTCCGCTTCGAATATGAAACAGGAACTGGATATGCAACATGCCAGCTTTACCACAACATTCGATTATGCAGATAAAGCAACAGTAACTTACACATACTATTCATTGCGTCATTTGCCATTTACGGTATTGATGGATATAACTATTACACCGAAAAAGAACATCAACATCACAGGTGCCAGTGTAATGGAAGCACCGGATGCGTTGAAAGATGTACAGAATTATTACAATGAAATTGATCGTCCGCATGTAACCATGAGTTTATTGACTTCTTCAGCAAAAAGTCCAACAGGTAAATTGCTGATGTGTGCAAGCAATACGTTTTTGTTTACCGAACATCATGGCAGCGAACCAAGGGTGATCCACGAAATGTGGGATAACAATATGCATCTGGTAAAATTCACTAAGCAATTAAAAGCAGGTGAAACCTATCGTTATTCTATTGCCGGTTCATCTATTACCTCTGCCCATCACGATGATCCATTGAATGAAGCAGAACGTTTAACTATTTATGCAAAGCTTGAAGGAAGAGAACGCTTGCTGCAGTTTCATAACAAAGCATGGGATGAGTTATGGAGCAGCCGCATTACCATTGAAGGCGATGCAGCCGCAGCGCAGGATCAGCAAGACGTTAACAGCATGCTCTATCATTTGTATTCGTTCACAAGAGAAGGCACTGCATTATCGCCTTCACCAATGGGCTTAAGTGGATTGGGATACAACGGTCATGTATTTTGGGATACCGAGTTGTGGATGTATCCTGCATTACTCGTATTAAAACCTGAGCTTGCAAAAAGCATGATGGAATATCGTTTTCAACGATTGGAAGCTGCAAAACGGAATGCATTCAGCAAAGGATTTAAAGGAGCGATGTTCCCATGGGAAAGTGCAGAAACAGGAGTTGAAGAAACACCTGTGTGGGCATTGAGTGGTCCGTTTGAACATCACATCACTGCATGTGTTGCAATAGCAGCATGGAATTATTATTGTGTAACACAGGATAAAGTATGGCTCAAAGAAAAAGGTTATCCCATCATTAGTGCAACAGCCGATTTCTGGGCAAGCAGAGTTGAGCGTAACGGTGCCGGTAAGTATGATATAAAAAACGTAGTGGCTGCAGATGAGTGGGCGGAGAATGTAGATAACAATGCGTTTACAAATGCTGCTGCAAAAGCCAACTTACAGTTTGCAACAGAGGCAGCAAAGTTGTTAGGCATCACACCAAATGCTGATTGGATGAATGTGGCGAATAATATTCCTGTGTTGAAATTCCCTGATGGTGTAACAAGAGAGCATGCAACGTATAATGGCGAAGGCATTAAACAGGCCGATGTAAACTTGTTGGCTTATCCGTTGAAAGAAGTGAAAGACGCAACATCAATTAAGAAAGACTTAGAATACTACGAACAACGTGTACCAAACGAAGGCACACCTGCAATGACGCAAGCGGTGTTCACCACCTTGTATGCAAGGCTCGGCAACGCAGAGAAAGCATATCATTGGTTTAAAGATGCGTTCATTCCAAATCTCAATCCGCCTTTCCGTGTTATTGCAGAAACAAAAGGCGGTACCAATCCATACTTCGCAACAGGTGCCGGTGGTATTTTACAAAGCGTTTTGATGGGTTTTGGCGGATTGGAAATTACGCCGGCTGGTATTACACAACTAAAAACGGTGTTGCCTGCCAATTGGAAGAGTGTAACGATTAGTGGTGTGGGAGTGCAGAAGAAGACGTTCGTGAACAAGCTATGA